A stretch of DNA from Vulcanisaeta thermophila:
CTGGCGAGGATGTGTCGCCCACGCACTTCGTGGTCGCCAACGACCCAGTCACCAGGGAATTAACCGAGTTTATCGGGGGGTGCGGTGCTGGCCGTGTTTATGCGGCCATAGAGCCCGAGGGAACGGTGACGCCCTGTGTCTTCCTACCATACCCAGTGGGTAACCTTAGGCAGAGGTCTTTCTGGGACATTTGGATGGACCCATTCATGGAGAACTTCAGGGATAGGAATAGGCTTAAGGGGTTCTGTGGCCAATGTCCCTACAAACTCATATGCGGTGGTTGTAGGGCCAGGGCCTATAACTACTTCGGTGACGTGCTAGCCCCCGACCCAGGGTGTATTTACAACTCGAAGGAGTGGAAGAAGTTAACCGAGGAAGTCATGAAGATTAAGATCAAGGTCTCACCATTACAATTTAAATAAAGTGATGGCAATGAAGGTCCTACTTGCTGTACCACCAGGGATTGAAAAATTAGAGCTGTACAGGGTACTTGGACTTAAAGCACCACCCCTGGGCCTTGCATGGATAGCGGCGGTCCTCGAGAGAGCTGGGCATAAGGTTAGGATAATAGACTCACCAACCGAGGGCATTGACCTAAAGACCTTCATTAATGAGGTTAAGGCATGGAACCCCGATGTGGTGGGGCTCACGGCGCTCACGCCCACGATCTACAAGGCATATGAGGCGGCCAAGGCAATTAAGGAGTATGATAAGGACCTCCCAGTAATCATGGGTGGTCCCCACGTAACGTTCATGTATGAGGAGGCCCTGAGCAATAACGTGGACGTGGTGGTGAGGGGTGAGGGTGAGTACACAACCCTGGAGTTAATCAATACCATGGAGAAGGTGGGCTTTGAACCGGAGCACTTTAAGCAAATCAGGGGGTTGGTGTTCAAGCTCGGCGACCAAGTGATTAGGACACCCGATAGGCCACCCATTAGGAACCTTGATGAATTACCCTGGCCAGCCAGGCACTTACTACCTATGGATAAGTACACGCTGTTTAATAAGCCCATTAAGTTCATCCACGTAATGGCATCGAGGGGCTGCCCCTACGGATGCACATTCTGCTCCACATCATACTTCTGGGGGAGAATGATTAGGTATAGGTCGGCCAAGGATGTTGCTGATGAGATTGAGGATGCTGTGAATAAGTATAAGACGAACATAATCGTTTTCACGGATGACGAGTTCACATTGGGTAAGAGGTTCGTTTACGAGTTCCTCAGGGAGCTTGATGAGAGAAAACTCGACATAAACTTCTCATGCGGCTCACGCGTGGACACTATAGACAAGGAAATGATGCTCGCGCTAAAGAGCCATGGCTGCACCGCGCTCTACTTCGGCGTTGAATCCGCGAGTCAGGACACAATTAATAGGATTGGTAAGAAGATCAGCCTCGAGAGGGCCGTTAAGGTGTTCCAATGGGCTAAGGAGGTTAAGATAGACCACGTGGGCAGTTTTGTCCTGGGCTTTCCATGGGAGACCATTGATGATATGAAGGCCACGGTTAAGTTCGCCATAAAGTTAAACCCAACCTACGCCCAATTCACCGTGGCCACCCCATACCCAGGCACGCCGCTTTATTACGAGGCACTGAGTAATAACCTCATCGAGGATTGGAACTGGGAGCACTATACGACTTTAAGGGC
This window harbors:
- a CDS encoding B12-binding domain-containing radical SAM protein; the protein is MKVLLAVPPGIEKLELYRVLGLKAPPLGLAWIAAVLERAGHKVRIIDSPTEGIDLKTFINEVKAWNPDVVGLTALTPTIYKAYEAAKAIKEYDKDLPVIMGGPHVTFMYEEALSNNVDVVVRGEGEYTTLELINTMEKVGFEPEHFKQIRGLVFKLGDQVIRTPDRPPIRNLDELPWPARHLLPMDKYTLFNKPIKFIHVMASRGCPYGCTFCSTSYFWGRMIRYRSAKDVADEIEDAVNKYKTNIIVFTDDEFTLGKRFVYEFLRELDERKLDINFSCGSRVDTIDKEMMLALKSHGCTALYFGVESASQDTINRIGKKISLERAVKVFQWAKEVKIDHVGSFVLGFPWETIDDMKATVKFAIKLNPTYAQFTVATPYPGTPLYYEALSNNLIEDWNWEHYTTLRAVMRGFKFTKEQAQKMLSWAYVHYYGRLSFLIHELVHGRFGTIMSAIKNSLVPWFMEHLLRGSGE